The proteins below are encoded in one region of Geobacter sp.:
- the glnE gene encoding bifunctional [glutamate--ammonia ligase]-adenylyl-L-tyrosine phosphorylase/[glutamate--ammonia-ligase] adenylyltransferase produces MTRNSESAALLLPLLERIADAETDQPLALFLESRGFSFGARSAANLKLLAAVFPPECLCAITLQAIATPMPDMALNSLERISSMVSAEELRVICGKKSRLAQLLILCGSSPFLTNILCRDPAYFRDLFIRRRIDKRRQGDETVTALRALVSDTTDYAALLPILRRFKYAEVLRIAARDLSGLAALEEVTLELTQLAAAALQVAYEVTKRILAAEYGLPVMRTPQGDAEADLTILGMGKFGGKELNFSSDIDIIFLYSSDSGETTGIPDDQGGRRGNISLHAYFVKLAEMVTRAVSQVTEDGFVFRVDLGLRPEGKSGDMAISLRSAEVYYESWGQSWERAAMLKARPVAGSLELGERFLAAISPFIYRKYLDYNLIDDMMAMKKKIDASLAREREGEYNIKLGRGGIREIEFFIQALQLVYAGKNPGLRERNSLTALTTLKNARLIPEEDYQALAEAYRFLRTVEHRIQVVQERQTHSLPRKEEEFTALARRCGFLRSNGAERFRRTLEDHRGNVSAIYGGLFFERDQKLQGEVSPEVYVFFDHRADPDLVKDMLAERRFEKVDTAYDNLIILRDGPPRANLTERARRILERIAPLLLQEIFASPDPDMALTNLERFLSAVGSRSTFYALLAENREVLKLLVSLFGISEFLSKILIGHPEILDSMVAKTYASSFKAREVMAEELSAMLERAEDFEERLDVLRSYRHEEFLRIGMNDIYGKFGQSEIATQLTSLAEVCLDAAHRIATAELARFGTPTWQDPEGKTCDASLAILAMGKMGGGELNYHSDLDIIYIYDHQGVTNGEKQITNHEYFAKLGQKIISILTMQTREGYVYKIDTRLRPSGNAGPLVTSLGSFRDYHRTESQVWERQAMTKARVVLGSADIREAVEEVVRQTVYGSMADEGVRAEIHRLRMRMENEIARESAGSYNIKTGRGGMVDVEFIVQYLQLVHGHDLEEIRSQNTLQALKGLHNRGIFTEAEGSVLLNSYKFLRRLENRLRIIHDYSMNDLGGTRSYLNKLALRLGYDPKLRNPGDALMQEYQSVTDAVRRVYSQILGDAE; encoded by the coding sequence ATGACCCGCAACAGCGAATCTGCCGCTCTGCTTCTACCGCTCCTGGAGCGCATCGCCGACGCCGAGACCGATCAGCCCCTGGCCCTGTTCCTGGAAAGCAGGGGGTTTTCCTTCGGCGCCCGCTCCGCAGCCAACCTGAAACTGCTGGCAGCGGTTTTCCCGCCCGAATGCCTCTGCGCCATCACCCTGCAGGCCATTGCCACCCCCATGCCCGACATGGCGCTGAACAGTCTGGAGCGGATCAGCTCCATGGTCTCCGCCGAAGAGCTGCGCGTCATCTGCGGCAAGAAGTCCCGCCTGGCCCAGCTCCTGATCCTCTGCGGTTCGTCACCCTTTCTCACCAACATCCTCTGCCGCGACCCGGCCTATTTCCGCGATCTCTTCATCCGGCGTCGCATCGACAAGCGCCGCCAGGGTGACGAAACCGTCACTGCCCTGCGCGCGCTGGTCAGTGATACCACCGACTATGCCGCGCTCCTCCCGATCCTGCGCCGCTTCAAGTATGCCGAGGTGCTGCGGATTGCCGCCCGCGACCTGAGCGGGCTCGCAGCACTGGAAGAGGTGACCCTGGAGCTCACCCAGCTTGCCGCCGCGGCCCTGCAGGTCGCCTATGAAGTGACGAAGCGGATCCTTGCCGCCGAATACGGGCTGCCGGTCATGCGCACCCCCCAGGGTGACGCAGAGGCCGACCTGACCATCCTGGGGATGGGGAAATTCGGCGGCAAGGAACTGAACTTCTCCTCGGACATCGACATCATCTTTCTCTATTCGTCGGACAGCGGTGAGACCACCGGCATACCCGACGACCAGGGGGGGAGGCGGGGCAACATCTCGCTGCACGCCTATTTCGTCAAGCTGGCGGAAATGGTGACCAGGGCGGTGTCGCAGGTAACCGAAGACGGTTTTGTCTTCCGGGTCGACCTGGGGCTCCGTCCGGAGGGAAAGAGCGGCGACATGGCCATCTCGCTCCGCTCGGCCGAGGTCTACTACGAGTCCTGGGGCCAGTCATGGGAGCGGGCAGCCATGCTCAAGGCGCGGCCCGTGGCCGGTTCGCTGGAACTTGGAGAGCGCTTCCTCGCCGCCATCAGCCCGTTCATCTATCGCAAGTACCTGGACTACAACCTGATCGACGACATGATGGCGATGAAGAAGAAGATCGACGCCTCGCTGGCCAGGGAACGGGAGGGGGAGTACAACATCAAGCTCGGCCGGGGTGGCATCCGCGAGATCGAATTCTTCATCCAGGCGCTCCAGCTGGTCTATGCAGGGAAAAATCCGGGGCTGCGCGAACGGAATTCGCTCACGGCGCTGACGACCCTGAAAAATGCCCGTCTCATCCCCGAAGAGGACTACCAGGCGCTCGCCGAGGCCTACCGCTTCCTCAGGACCGTCGAACACCGGATCCAGGTGGTCCAGGAGCGGCAGACCCACAGCCTCCCCCGCAAGGAGGAGGAATTCACGGCACTGGCCCGGCGTTGCGGCTTCCTGCGCAGCAACGGCGCCGAACGCTTCCGCCGCACCTTGGAAGACCACCGCGGCAATGTGTCGGCCATCTACGGTGGGCTCTTTTTCGAGCGGGACCAGAAACTCCAGGGCGAGGTCTCCCCGGAGGTCTACGTCTTCTTCGACCACCGCGCCGATCCCGACCTGGTGAAGGACATGCTGGCAGAGCGGCGTTTCGAGAAGGTCGACACCGCCTACGACAACCTGATCATCCTGCGTGACGGACCGCCCCGCGCCAACCTCACCGAGCGGGCCCGCCGGATCCTTGAGCGGATCGCACCGCTTCTGCTTCAGGAGATCTTCGCCTCCCCAGACCCGGACATGGCCCTGACCAACCTGGAGCGGTTCCTCTCGGCAGTCGGCTCCCGTTCCACCTTCTATGCCCTGCTGGCGGAAAACCGTGAGGTGCTGAAGCTCCTGGTTTCGCTGTTCGGCATCTCCGAGTTCCTCTCCAAGATCCTCATCGGCCACCCGGAGATCCTGGACAGCATGGTTGCCAAGACCTACGCCTCCTCCTTCAAGGCGCGGGAGGTAATGGCGGAAGAGCTGTCGGCAATGCTGGAGCGGGCAGAGGATTTCGAGGAGCGTCTGGACGTGCTGCGCAGCTATCGTCACGAAGAGTTCCTCCGGATCGGCATGAACGACATCTACGGCAAGTTCGGCCAGTCCGAGATCGCCACCCAGCTCACCTCGCTGGCCGAGGTCTGCCTGGATGCGGCCCACCGGATAGCGACGGCGGAACTGGCTCGCTTCGGAACCCCCACCTGGCAGGACCCGGAGGGGAAGACCTGCGACGCATCCTTGGCCATCCTTGCCATGGGCAAGATGGGAGGGGGCGAACTCAACTACCACTCCGACCTGGACATCATCTACATCTATGACCACCAGGGGGTGACCAACGGCGAAAAACAGATCACCAACCACGAATATTTCGCCAAGCTGGGACAAAAGATCATCTCCATCCTCACCATGCAGACCCGCGAGGGGTACGTCTACAAGATCGACACGCGCCTGCGGCCGTCCGGTAACGCCGGCCCGCTGGTGACCTCGCTCGGCTCGTTCCGCGACTATCACCGCACCGAATCCCAGGTATGGGAACGCCAGGCCATGACCAAGGCCAGGGTGGTGCTCGGCAGCGCTGACATCAGGGAAGCGGTAGAGGAGGTCGTTCGCCAGACCGTCTACGGCAGCATGGCCGACGAAGGGGTGCGGGCGGAGATCCACCGGCTCAGGATGCGGATGGAAAACGAGATTGCCCGGGAAAGTGCCGGCAGCTACAACATCAAGACCGGCCGCGGCGGCATGGTGGACGTGGAGTTCATCGTCCAGTACCTGCAGCTGGTGCATGGCCACGACCTGGAGGAGATCAGGAGCCAGAATACCCTGCAGGCCCTGAAAGGGCTGCACAACCGTGGCATCTTCACCGAGGCGGAGGGGAGCGTGCTCCTCAACAGCTACAAATTCCTTCGCCGCCTGGAGAACCGGCTCCGGATCATCCACGACTACTCCATGAACGATCTGGGCGGGACCAGGAGCTACCTGAACAAGCTGGCGCTCCGGCTCGGCTACGATCCCAAGCTGCGCAACCCCGGCGATGCCCTGATGCAGGAATACCAGAGCGTGACCGACGCGGTGCGCCGGGTTTACAGCCAGATCCTGGGTGATGCCGAATGA
- the mtnA gene encoding S-methyl-5-thioribose-1-phosphate isomerase: MSFRTIEWRDNTVIMIDQTRLPAEEVYNVYTDFQGVAEAIRGMIIRGAPAIGVAAAMGIALGARDIIADTHESFFRQLENVCDVMARTRPTAVNLFWAIARMKRVAEAHRDQDLNAIRAILKDEAIHVEEEDREICRAIGKNGGPLIPEGATILTHCNAGALATAGYGTALGVIRAAHEAGKKIRVIADETRPWLQGARLTAWELMKDDIPVTLISDNMAGWLMQKGEIDCCVVGADRIAANGDTANKIGTYSVAVLAKEHGIPFYVAAPVSTLDLSLDSGAQIPIEERGSAEVTHIQGVGIAPEGVKVRNPAFDVTPARYVTAIITERGVAREDYLRSLRALVQG; this comes from the coding sequence ATGTCCTTCCGTACCATCGAATGGCGTGACAATACCGTTATCATGATCGACCAGACCCGGCTTCCAGCCGAGGAGGTCTACAACGTCTATACCGACTTCCAGGGGGTGGCTGAGGCGATCCGCGGCATGATCATCCGCGGCGCGCCGGCCATCGGCGTGGCAGCGGCGATGGGGATCGCCCTGGGGGCGCGGGACATCATCGCCGACACCCATGAGTCGTTCTTCCGACAGCTGGAAAACGTCTGCGATGTCATGGCACGCACCAGGCCGACCGCGGTCAACCTCTTCTGGGCCATTGCCCGGATGAAACGGGTAGCCGAGGCCCACCGCGACCAGGACCTCAATGCCATCCGCGCCATCCTCAAGGACGAAGCGATCCATGTTGAAGAGGAGGACCGGGAGATCTGCCGGGCCATCGGCAAAAACGGCGGACCGCTCATCCCCGAAGGGGCCACCATCCTCACCCACTGCAACGCCGGCGCCCTGGCCACCGCCGGCTACGGCACCGCCCTCGGCGTCATCCGTGCCGCCCACGAGGCGGGCAAGAAAATCAGGGTGATTGCCGACGAAACCCGCCCCTGGCTCCAGGGGGCGCGCCTCACCGCCTGGGAGCTGATGAAGGACGACATCCCGGTGACCCTGATCTCCGACAACATGGCGGGCTGGCTCATGCAGAAGGGTGAGATCGACTGCTGCGTGGTCGGCGCCGACCGGATCGCGGCCAATGGCGACACGGCCAACAAGATCGGCACCTACAGCGTGGCGGTCCTTGCCAAGGAGCATGGCATCCCGTTCTACGTTGCCGCACCCGTCTCGACCCTCGACCTCTCCCTGGACAGCGGCGCCCAGATCCCCATCGAAGAACGGGGGAGCGCGGAAGTGACCCATATCCAGGGGGTCGGCATCGCGCCCGAAGGGGTCAAGGTCAGGAACCCGGCCTTCGATGTCACCCCGGCCCGGTATGTCACGGCCATCATCACGGAGCGGGGGGTGGCGCGGGAGGATTATCTCCGCTCACTGCGCGCCCTGGTGCAGGGATGA
- the gatB gene encoding Asp-tRNA(Asn)/Glu-tRNA(Gln) amidotransferase subunit GatB → MNYQPVIGLEVHVQLKTNTKIFCGCSTTFGASPNSQTCPVCLGLPGALPVLNKKVVDYAIRAGLATNCSISPRSVFARKNYFYPDLPKGYQISQYELPICLAGHLDIEGDWGVKRIGITRIHMEEDAGKLVHADVSGLGDGSGVDLNRACTPLLEIVSEPDIRTADEAIAYLKKLHQIVVYLGITDGNMEEGSFRCDANVSVMPVGSATLGTRAEIKNVNSFKFVKQAIEFEIERQIELIEEGGRVVQETRLFDPNSGATRSMRGKEEAHDYRYFPDPDLVPLVISNDWIEAVELTLPELPDPKRKRYQEELGLTPYDAEVLTASRELAEYFEACLTAGAQPKGAANWVMGEVTRGLNDAGLTIAGCPVAPQQLADLLALIDKGVISGKIAKIVFDEMWQTGKAPAAIVEEKGLVQVSDTGEIERIIDEIMAANMGQVEEYRGGKEKVFGFFVGQVMRASKGKANPAVVNDLLVKKLKG, encoded by the coding sequence ATGAACTACCAGCCTGTCATCGGACTCGAAGTCCACGTCCAGCTCAAGACCAATACCAAGATCTTCTGCGGCTGCTCCACCACCTTCGGCGCCAGCCCCAACTCCCAGACCTGCCCGGTCTGCCTCGGCCTGCCGGGGGCACTGCCGGTCCTGAACAAGAAGGTGGTGGACTACGCCATCCGCGCCGGACTTGCCACCAACTGCAGCATCTCACCCCGCAGCGTCTTTGCCCGCAAGAACTATTTCTACCCTGACCTGCCCAAGGGATACCAGATCAGCCAGTATGAACTCCCCATCTGCCTGGCCGGCCATCTGGATATTGAAGGGGATTGGGGTGTCAAGCGGATCGGCATTACCCGCATCCACATGGAGGAAGACGCCGGCAAACTGGTCCATGCCGACGTGTCCGGCCTGGGAGACGGCTCCGGGGTCGACCTGAACCGCGCCTGCACCCCGCTTCTGGAGATCGTCTCCGAACCGGATATCCGCACGGCCGACGAGGCGATCGCCTATCTCAAGAAACTGCACCAGATCGTAGTCTACCTGGGAATCACCGACGGCAACATGGAAGAGGGAAGCTTCCGCTGCGATGCCAACGTCTCGGTAATGCCGGTGGGAAGCGCTACCTTGGGCACCCGGGCTGAGATCAAGAACGTCAACTCCTTCAAGTTCGTCAAGCAGGCCATAGAATTCGAGATCGAGCGGCAGATCGAACTGATCGAGGAGGGGGGCAGGGTTGTCCAGGAGACTCGCCTGTTCGACCCGAACAGCGGCGCCACCCGCTCCATGCGGGGCAAGGAGGAGGCCCACGATTACCGCTATTTCCCCGACCCCGACCTGGTGCCGCTGGTCATCTCCAACGACTGGATCGAGGCGGTGGAACTCACCCTGCCCGAACTGCCCGACCCCAAGCGGAAGCGCTACCAGGAAGAGCTGGGGCTGACCCCCTATGACGCCGAGGTGCTGACCGCCAGCCGGGAGCTGGCTGAGTATTTCGAGGCCTGCCTCACAGCCGGAGCCCAGCCAAAAGGGGCGGCCAACTGGGTCATGGGCGAGGTCACCCGCGGCCTCAACGATGCCGGCCTCACCATTGCCGGCTGCCCGGTTGCACCGCAGCAGCTGGCAGACCTCCTGGCGCTGATCGACAAGGGGGTCATCTCCGGCAAGATCGCCAAGATCGTCTTCGACGAGATGTGGCAGACCGGCAAGGCGCCGGCAGCCATTGTCGAGGAAAAGGGGCTGGTCCAGGTTTCGGATACCGGAGAGATCGAAAGGATCATCGACGAGATCATGGCAGCCAACATGGGCCAGGTGGAAGAGTACCGCGGCGGCAAGGAAAAGGTCTTCGGCTTCTTCGTCGGCCAGGTGATGCGCGCCTCCAAGGGCAAGGCCAATCCGGCGGTGGTGAACGATCTTCTGGTGAAGAAGCTGAAAGGATAA
- the gatA gene encoding Asp-tRNA(Asn)/Glu-tRNA(Gln) amidotransferase subunit GatA yields MELFELTIHQLHDKLKRKEVSAREATEAYLSRIESTNPTVNSFITVTADTARQAATEADARIAAGDVDILTGIPLALKDIFVTKGIRTTCASKMLEHYIPPYDATAWTRLKSRGAVLVGKLNQDEFAMGSSCENSPFGPTRNPWHPEHIPGGSSGGSAAAIAAQQAAGTLGTDTGGSIRQPASHCGCVGLKPTYGRVSRFGVIAYASSLDQVGPMARDVTDCAILLGAIAGHDPNDSTSVDMPVPDYRSALAAGVKGMKIGLPDEYFIEGLDPDVKKAMDDAIATYRSLGAEFVRISLPHTDYAVACYYLIATAEASSNLARYDGVRFGHRAGEAAGLIDMFMKSRAEGFGPEVKRRIMLGTYALSSGYYDAYYLKAQKVRTLILHDFLQAFDQIDVILTPVAPTPAFRIGEKIDDPLQMYLSDIFTIPVNLAGTCALSVPAGESRDGLPIGLQLVGRPFGEEAILRAAYAFEQETQWHTMKAKL; encoded by the coding sequence ATGGAACTCTTCGAGCTGACCATCCACCAGCTGCATGACAAACTGAAACGCAAGGAGGTCTCGGCTCGGGAAGCGACCGAAGCCTACCTCTCCCGCATCGAGTCCACCAACCCGACGGTCAATTCCTTCATCACCGTAACCGCAGATACGGCACGGCAGGCTGCGACAGAGGCCGATGCCCGGATCGCGGCGGGAGATGTGGACATACTCACCGGCATCCCGCTCGCCCTCAAGGATATCTTCGTCACCAAGGGGATCCGCACCACCTGCGCCTCGAAGATGCTGGAGCACTATATCCCCCCCTACGACGCCACTGCCTGGACGCGGCTCAAATCGCGCGGGGCCGTGCTGGTCGGCAAGCTCAACCAGGACGAATTCGCCATGGGCTCTTCCTGCGAAAACAGTCCGTTCGGCCCAACGCGCAACCCCTGGCACCCGGAGCACATCCCCGGCGGCTCGTCGGGCGGCTCGGCAGCGGCCATCGCCGCACAGCAGGCAGCCGGCACGCTCGGCACCGATACCGGCGGCTCCATCCGCCAGCCCGCATCCCACTGCGGCTGCGTCGGGCTCAAACCGACCTATGGCCGTGTCTCCCGCTTCGGGGTGATCGCCTATGCCTCGTCCCTGGACCAGGTGGGGCCGATGGCGCGGGACGTCACCGACTGCGCCATCCTGCTCGGCGCCATTGCGGGGCACGACCCCAATGACTCCACCAGCGTGGATATGCCGGTCCCCGATTACCGCTCAGCCCTTGCCGCGGGCGTCAAGGGGATGAAGATCGGCCTTCCTGACGAGTATTTCATCGAAGGGCTCGATCCCGACGTGAAAAAGGCCATGGACGATGCCATCGCCACCTACCGCAGCCTGGGTGCGGAATTTGTCCGGATATCGCTTCCGCACACCGACTACGCCGTGGCCTGCTACTACCTGATCGCCACCGCCGAGGCGAGCTCCAACCTCGCCCGTTACGACGGCGTCCGGTTCGGCCATCGCGCCGGCGAGGCGGCCGGGCTCATCGACATGTTCATGAAGAGCCGCGCCGAAGGCTTTGGACCCGAGGTAAAGCGGCGGATCATGCTCGGCACCTATGCCCTTTCCTCGGGCTACTACGACGCCTATTACCTCAAGGCGCAGAAGGTCCGCACCCTGATTCTCCACGATTTCCTGCAGGCGTTCGACCAGATCGACGTGATCCTGACCCCTGTCGCCCCGACCCCTGCCTTCCGGATCGGCGAAAAGATCGACGACCCGCTGCAGATGTACCTGTCCGACATCTTCACCATACCGGTCAACCTCGCTGGAACCTGCGCCCTTTCCGTGCCGGCGGGCGAAAGCCGGGACGGCCTCCCCATCGGCCTGCAGCTTGTCGGCAGGCCCTTTGGCGAAGAGGCCATCCTCCGTGCCGCCTACGCCTTCGAGCAGGAGACACAATGGCATACCATGAAGGCAAAACTGTAG
- a CDS encoding cytochrome C, protein MLQMFFRLIPSLAVLLAFALPVQAEQGMAIDPATCLGCHSGKISAAAYAASVHGKNACTSCHVEIVDLAKHMKGETKVNKVRCERCHKKENAEHYDSVHIQKGVMCADCHTDIHTHRYWKKDKRIAVAKCIQCHDKEAVYQKSVHGKAVAAGNQDSAACTDCHNLHDIKPLGPKGSYAERDFHTRVCLKCHANKEMMQRNNVFNVAVKTYMESYHGKNYRLGFPEKVAGCADCHTAHNVLPKSDPNSSVNPKNLVNMCAKCHPKATPLFAKYYSHGEADRDKYPLLYWTLMAMTGLLVSTFVVFWIHSLLWMFRGFVDNREKLAAMHKGTHHEAHVEEPHKQYRRFLKRHVFLHLLVIISFLGLSLTGLPLKFSDQAWAKVFMNLYGGSANAGLIHRACAGITFVYFAGALLLSFHFLFVRKDLPGNWLQRMFGPDSLMPTFRDIKDVTGMVRWFLFRGPKPTFDRWTYWEKFDFIAVFWGMFAIGGSGLMLWFPEFFGLFLPGWMFNIATIVHSDEALLATGFIFTVHFFNTHGRPEKFPMDFVIFNGQISKEELLEERGDQWKRYQDLGIMEKYACKKTSGIAYDFFVKAFGFCAVITGITLVVLMIFAFMTGGGHG, encoded by the coding sequence ATGTTGCAGATGTTTTTCAGACTCATTCCCTCCCTGGCGGTACTGCTGGCATTTGCCCTGCCGGTACAGGCCGAACAGGGCATGGCCATCGACCCGGCCACCTGCCTCGGCTGCCACAGCGGCAAGATTTCGGCTGCCGCCTACGCCGCATCGGTACACGGCAAAAATGCCTGCACCAGCTGTCACGTAGAGATCGTCGACCTCGCCAAGCACATGAAAGGCGAAACCAAGGTCAACAAGGTTCGCTGCGAGCGGTGCCACAAGAAAGAGAACGCTGAACACTACGACAGCGTCCATATCCAGAAGGGGGTCATGTGCGCGGACTGCCACACCGACATCCACACCCACCGTTACTGGAAAAAGGACAAGCGGATTGCCGTTGCCAAATGCATCCAGTGCCACGACAAGGAAGCGGTCTACCAGAAGTCGGTTCACGGCAAGGCCGTGGCCGCTGGCAATCAAGACTCCGCAGCCTGCACCGACTGTCACAACCTGCATGACATCAAACCGCTCGGCCCCAAGGGCTCCTATGCCGAGCGCGATTTCCATACCAGGGTCTGCCTGAAGTGCCACGCCAACAAGGAGATGATGCAGCGCAACAACGTCTTCAACGTGGCGGTCAAGACCTACATGGAGAGCTATCACGGTAAAAACTACCGTCTCGGCTTCCCTGAGAAGGTGGCGGGCTGTGCAGACTGCCACACCGCCCACAATGTCCTCCCCAAGAGCGACCCCAACTCCAGCGTCAACCCGAAGAACCTGGTGAACATGTGCGCCAAGTGCCACCCCAAGGCAACGCCGCTCTTTGCCAAGTACTATTCCCACGGCGAGGCCGACCGGGACAAATATCCTTTGCTCTACTGGACCCTGATGGCCATGACCGGCCTGCTGGTTTCCACCTTCGTCGTCTTCTGGATCCACTCGCTGCTCTGGATGTTCCGCGGCTTTGTCGACAATCGTGAGAAGCTGGCCGCCATGCATAAGGGCACGCACCACGAAGCGCACGTCGAAGAACCGCACAAGCAGTACCGTCGCTTCCTGAAGCGCCACGTCTTCCTGCACCTGCTGGTCATCATCAGCTTCCTCGGCCTCTCCCTCACCGGCCTGCCGCTGAAGTTCAGCGACCAAGCATGGGCCAAGGTCTTCATGAACCTGTACGGTGGCTCAGCCAATGCTGGCCTCATCCACCGCGCCTGTGCCGGCATCACCTTTGTCTACTTCGCCGGGGCTCTGCTCCTCTCCTTCCACTTCCTCTTCGTCAGGAAGGACCTGCCGGGCAACTGGCTGCAGCGAATGTTCGGTCCCGACTCGCTGATGCCGACCTTCCGCGACATCAAGGATGTCACCGGCATGGTCCGCTGGTTCCTCTTCCGGGGGCCGAAACCGACCTTCGACCGCTGGACATACTGGGAAAAATTCGACTTCATCGCGGTCTTCTGGGGTATGTTCGCCATCGGCGGATCGGGTCTGATGCTCTGGTTCCCCGAATTCTTCGGCCTCTTCCTGCCGGGATGGATGTTCAACATCGCCACCATCGTCCACTCCGATGAGGCGCTCCTGGCAACCGGTTTCATCTTCACCGTCCACTTCTTCAACACCCACGGACGGCCGGAGAAGTTCCCCATGGACTTCGTCATCTTCAACGGCCAGATCTCCAAGGAAGAGCTGCTGGAAGAGCGTGGCGACCAATGGAAACGCTACCAGGATCTGGGAATCATGGAGAAATATGCCTGCAAGAAGACCAGCGGCATTGCCTATGACTTCTTCGTCAAGGCCTTCGGTTTCTGCGCCGTTATCACCGGTATCACCCTGGTGGTGCTGATGATCTTCGCCTTCATGACCGGCGGCGGTCACGGTTAA
- the glmU gene encoding bifunctional UDP-N-acetylglucosamine diphosphorylase/glucosamine-1-phosphate N-acetyltransferase GlmU produces the protein MSEVAAVILAAGKGTRMKSDLVKVLHPVGGMPLVAWPVMSARQAGAGRMVLVVGHQADKVQEYFAREESLSFAAQLEQLGTGHAVACAREALAGFDGTVLILCGDVPLIRGETLSAMLAEHRQRNATLTVLTTHLENPHGYGRVVKREGGRVLRIVEEKDATLDERQIREINSGIYCVEAGFLFDAVASLSNDNAQGEYYLTDIVTQAAERGLMAIAFSIDDPNEVMGVNDRVQLAAAGTLLRRRINESLMLAGTTIVDPACTYIDGTVRIGTDTIVYPNVQISGNTVIGTGCVIEPSVVIRDCRIADRVTIKAGSVMTGSTVGEETAVGPMAHLRPETALGAHVKIGNFVETKKIDMGDGSKSSHLTYLGDATIGRDVNIGCGTITCNYDGVKKHRTVIEDGVFVGSDVQLVAPVTVGRNSLIAAGTTVTHDIPPDSLAIARSPQVNKVGWKLKKRE, from the coding sequence ATGAGCGAGGTGGCAGCTGTAATCCTTGCCGCGGGCAAGGGGACCAGGATGAAATCGGACCTGGTCAAGGTTCTGCACCCGGTGGGGGGGATGCCGCTGGTGGCATGGCCGGTGATGTCCGCCCGTCAGGCCGGTGCGGGCAGGATGGTGCTGGTGGTTGGGCACCAGGCCGACAAGGTCCAGGAGTATTTTGCCCGCGAAGAGTCGCTGAGCTTTGCCGCTCAACTGGAACAGCTCGGCACGGGGCATGCTGTTGCCTGCGCCCGTGAGGCCCTGGCCGGATTTGACGGAACGGTGCTCATCCTCTGCGGCGATGTTCCGCTTATCCGGGGAGAGACCCTCAGTGCCATGCTGGCTGAACATCGTCAGCGCAACGCCACCCTGACCGTCCTGACGACACATCTGGAAAATCCCCATGGGTATGGCCGGGTGGTCAAGCGGGAGGGGGGACGGGTCCTGCGCATCGTGGAGGAGAAGGATGCCACCCTCGACGAGCGCCAGATCAGGGAGATCAACTCCGGTATCTACTGCGTCGAAGCCGGCTTCCTCTTTGATGCGGTCGCCAGCCTCTCCAACGACAATGCCCAGGGGGAATATTACCTGACCGACATCGTCACCCAGGCTGCCGAGCGTGGCCTGATGGCCATTGCATTCTCCATCGACGACCCGAACGAGGTGATGGGGGTCAACGACCGCGTGCAACTGGCCGCGGCCGGGACGCTCCTCCGTCGCCGGATCAACGAAAGCCTGATGCTGGCGGGCACGACCATCGTCGACCCGGCCTGCACCTACATCGACGGCACGGTGCGGATCGGTACCGATACCATCGTTTACCCCAATGTGCAGATCAGCGGCAATACCGTCATCGGTACGGGGTGCGTCATAGAGCCTTCCGTCGTCATCCGGGATTGCCGCATTGCCGACCGGGTCACCATCAAGGCTGGTTCGGTCATGACCGGTTCCACCGTCGGCGAGGAGACTGCCGTCGGACCGATGGCGCACCTTCGCCCCGAAACGGCGTTGGGTGCCCACGTGAAGATCGGCAATTTCGTCGAAACCAAGAAGATCGACATGGGGGATGGCTCCAAGTCGTCGCATCTTACCTATCTCGGGGATGCCACCATCGGCCGCGACGTCAACATCGGCTGCGGCACCATCACCTGCAACTACGACGGGGTGAAAAAACACCGGACCGTCATCGAGGATGGCGTCTTCGTCGGCAGTGACGTGCAGTTGGTGGCGCCGGTCACGGTGGGGCGCAACTCCCTCATCGCAGCCGGCACTACCGTAACCCATGACATCCCTCCTGATTCCCTTGCCATTGCCCGCTCGCCGCAGGTCAACAAGGTGGGGTGGAAGTTGAAAAAGCGTGAATAG